One Streptomyces sp. B21-105 genomic region harbors:
- a CDS encoding (Fe-S)-binding protein, producing MQLAAIIVSLVLTVVGVALLARAIGQFVRYFKLGQPLPAGARTDNPYARSVTLVREFLGHTRMNRWGIVGFAHWFVAIGFLTLPPTLAQAFGQLFQADWTLPVVGDWLPLEMYTEFIGVMTILGIVVLIAIRLSNLPSRPGRKSRFAGSKAGQAYFVEYVILTIGLAIYTLRGLEGALHHVDHYEAGYFASYPLVLAFKGLSVPTLQTLVYFTAMVKIGTSFIWMIVVSLNTNMGVAWHRFLAFPNIWFKREATGGTALGALQPMTSGGKPIDFTDPGDDDVFGVSQVEQFSWKGLLDFSTCTECGRCQSQCPAWNTGKPLSPKLLIMSLRDHAHAKAPYLLAGGGKDMEGNEKASEEQLKDVPAAALAEAERPLIGAAQAVSDSGFAAGGVIDPDVLWSCTTCGACVEQCPVDIEHVDHIVDMRRYQVMIESAFPSEAGTMLKNLEKKGNPWGLAKKQRLEWLKEVDFEVPVVGKDIEDLTEVEYLYWVGCAGALEDRAKKTTKAFAELLHIAGVKFAIMGGDEKCTGDSARRLGNEPLFQELGMENVMALNMAFGEETDDEGNVTPESKKPRSAKKIVATCPHCLNTIGNEYPQLGGDYEVIHHTQLLQHLVDEGKLIPVTPVEGIITYHDPCYLGRHNKIYTPPREIIANVPGLRNEEMHRHKERGFCCGAGGARMWMEERIGKRINNERVDEALSLNPDIVSTACPFCLVMLTDSVNGKKNEGKAKESIQVVDVSQLLLESVKTPVDDEPPAGETETESEPEPQPVK from the coding sequence ATGCAACTCGCCGCGATCATCGTGTCGCTGGTCCTGACCGTGGTCGGCGTCGCGCTGCTCGCACGCGCCATCGGTCAGTTCGTCCGGTACTTCAAACTGGGCCAGCCGCTCCCGGCCGGCGCCCGGACCGACAACCCCTACGCGCGCAGCGTGACCCTGGTACGGGAGTTCCTCGGCCACACGCGTATGAACCGCTGGGGCATCGTCGGCTTCGCCCACTGGTTCGTCGCCATCGGCTTCCTCACCCTGCCGCCGACCCTGGCGCAGGCCTTCGGCCAGCTCTTCCAGGCCGACTGGACGCTGCCGGTCGTCGGCGACTGGCTGCCGCTGGAGATGTACACCGAGTTCATCGGTGTGATGACGATCCTCGGCATCGTCGTACTCATCGCGATCCGGCTGTCGAACCTGCCCTCGCGCCCCGGCCGCAAGTCCCGCTTCGCGGGCTCCAAGGCGGGCCAGGCGTACTTCGTCGAGTACGTCATCCTCACCATCGGCCTCGCGATCTACACGCTGCGCGGCCTCGAGGGCGCCCTCCACCACGTGGACCACTACGAGGCCGGGTACTTCGCCTCGTACCCCCTGGTGCTGGCCTTCAAGGGGCTGAGCGTCCCCACCCTCCAGACGCTGGTCTACTTCACCGCGATGGTGAAGATCGGCACCTCGTTCATCTGGATGATCGTGGTCTCGCTCAACACCAACATGGGCGTTGCCTGGCACCGCTTCCTGGCGTTCCCGAACATCTGGTTCAAGCGCGAGGCGACCGGCGGGACGGCGCTGGGCGCGTTGCAGCCGATGACGTCCGGCGGCAAGCCGATCGACTTCACCGACCCCGGCGACGACGACGTCTTCGGCGTCTCCCAGGTCGAGCAGTTCTCCTGGAAGGGCCTGCTGGACTTCTCCACCTGCACCGAGTGCGGACGCTGCCAGTCGCAGTGCCCCGCCTGGAACACCGGCAAGCCGCTCTCCCCCAAGCTCCTCATCATGTCCCTGCGCGACCACGCGCACGCCAAGGCCCCGTACCTGCTGGCCGGCGGCGGCAAGGACATGGAGGGCAACGAGAAGGCCTCCGAGGAGCAGCTCAAGGACGTCCCCGCGGCCGCTCTCGCCGAGGCCGAGCGTCCCCTCATCGGCGCCGCCCAAGCGGTATCCGACAGCGGCTTCGCCGCGGGCGGCGTCATCGACCCCGACGTCCTGTGGTCCTGCACCACCTGCGGCGCGTGCGTCGAGCAGTGCCCCGTCGACATCGAGCACGTCGACCACATCGTCGACATGCGCCGCTACCAGGTGATGATCGAGTCCGCGTTCCCGTCCGAGGCGGGCACGATGCTCAAGAACCTGGAGAAGAAGGGCAACCCCTGGGGCCTGGCCAAGAAGCAGCGCCTCGAGTGGCTCAAGGAAGTCGACTTCGAGGTGCCGGTCGTCGGCAAGGACATCGAGGACCTCACCGAGGTCGAGTACCTGTACTGGGTCGGCTGCGCCGGCGCCCTCGAGGACCGCGCCAAGAAGACGACGAAAGCCTTCGCCGAGCTGCTGCACATCGCGGGCGTCAAGTTCGCGATCATGGGCGGCGACGAGAAGTGCACCGGTGACTCCGCCCGCCGCCTCGGCAACGAGCCCCTGTTCCAGGAGCTCGGCATGGAGAACGTCATGGCGCTGAACATGGCGTTCGGCGAGGAGACGGACGACGAGGGCAACGTGACGCCCGAGTCGAAGAAGCCCAGGTCGGCGAAGAAGATCGTCGCCACCTGCCCGCACTGCCTCAACACCATCGGCAACGAGTACCCGCAGCTCGGCGGCGACTACGAGGTCATCCACCACACCCAGCTGCTCCAGCACCTGGTGGACGAGGGCAAGCTGATCCCGGTGACCCCGGTCGAGGGCATCATCACCTACCACGACCCCTGCTACCTGGGCCGGCACAACAAGATCTACACGCCGCCGCGCGAGATCATCGCCAACGTCCCGGGCCTGCGCAACGAGGAGATGCACCGCCACAAGGAGCGCGGCTTCTGCTGCGGCGCGGGCGGCGCGCGGATGTGGATGGAGGAGCGGATCGGCAAGCGCATCAACAACGAGCGCGTCGACGAAGCCCTCTCCCTCAACCCCGACATCGTCTCCACCGCCTGCCCGTTCTGCCTCGTCATGCTGACCGACTCGGTCAACGGCAAGAAGAACGAGGGCAAGGCCAAGGAGTCCATCCAGGTCGTGGACGTCTCCCAGCTCCTCCTGGAGTCGGTCAAGACACCGGTCGACGACGAGCCCCCGGCCGGCGAGACGGAAACCGAGAGCGAGCCGGAGCCCCAGCCGGTGAAGTGA